The Triticum urartu cultivar G1812 chromosome 5, Tu2.1, whole genome shotgun sequence genome contains the following window.
ccagaattgttgttttttgcctgttttagggtttcgaagaaaaggaatatcaaacggagtccaaacggaatgaaaccttcgggaacatgattttctcatcgaatacaactcaggagacttggaccctatgtcaagccatgtaataggaggccacgaggtaggggggcgcgcctacccctcaggcgcgccctccaccctcatggcccccctgttgctccaccgacgtacttcttcctcctatatacacccacgtacccccaaacgatcagagacggagccaaaaccctaatccaccgccgtaactttctgtatccacaagatcccatcttggggcctattccggagctccgccggagagggcatcgatcacggagggcttctacatcaacaccatagcccctccgatgaagtgtgagtagtttacctcagacctacgggtccatagttagtagctagatggttttttatctctttttggatcttaatacaatgttctccccctctcttgtggagatctattcggtgtaatcttctttttgcggtgtgtttgttgagaccgatgaattgtcggtttataatcaagtctatctatgaataatatttgaatcttctctgaattcttttatgtatgattggttatctttgcaagtttcttcgaattatcagtttggtttggcctactagattgatctttcttgcaatgggagaagtgcttagcattgggttcaatcttgcggtgtcctttcccggtgacagtaagggcagcaaggcacgtattgtattgttgccatcgaggataacaagatggggttttcttcatattgcatgagtctatccctctacatcatgtcatcttgcttaaggcgttactctgtttttaacttaatactctagatgcatgatggatagcggtcgatgagtggagtaatagtagtagatgcaggcatgagtcagtctacttgtctcggacgtgatgcctatatacatgatcatacctagatattctcataactatactcaattctgtcaattgctcaacagtaatttgttcatccaccgtagaatacttatgctctcgagagaagccactaatgaaacctatggcccccgggtctatatttatcatatcaatctcctactacttagttacttactttgccatttactttgcccttattttactttgcatctttatcataaaaataccaaaaaaatattgttttatcatatctatcaaatctcactctcgtaagtggccctatagggattgacaacccctatttgcgttggttgcgaggatttatttgttttgtgcaggtgcgagggactcgcgcgtagcctcctactagattgataccttagttctcaaaaactgagggaaatacttacgctacgtttctgcatcatcccttcctcttcggggaaaaccaacgcagtgctaaaagaggtagcaagaatgatttctggcgccgttgccggggaggtctacgcaaaagtcaacataccaagtacccatcacatacccttatctcccgcattacattatttgccatttgcctctcattttacTTTCCCCCagttcacccttgccgttttatttgccctctctctctatcctccctctatttgcctctttttgcccgcttgctttttgtttgcttgtgtgttagtttgcttgcttgtcacgatgtctcaagataatactaaattgtgtgacttaaccaacaccaacaacaatgattttattagcactacgattgctcctcttaccaatgctgaatcttgtgaaattaatgctgctttgctgaatcttgttatgaaagatccgttctccgaccttcctagtgaagatgccactacccatctaaatagctttgttgatttgtgtgacatgaaaaagaagaaagatgtcgataatgatattgttaaattgaagctatttactttttcgcttagagatcgtgctaaagcttggttttcatctttgcctaaaaatagtattgattcatggaacaagtgcaaagatgattttatctctaagtattttcctcctgctaagatcatctctcttagaaacgatattatgaactttaagcaacttgatcatgaacatgttgcacaagcttgggagagaatgaaattaatgatacgtaattgccctactcatggtttaaatttatggatgattatacaaaaattttatgccggattgaattttgcttctagaaatcttttagattcggccgcgagaggcacttttatggaaatcactttaggagaagctactaaactcctagataatattatggttaattattctcaatggcatactgaaagatctactaataaaaaggtgcatgcgatagaagaaattaatgttttgagtggaaagatggatgaacttatgaaattatttgctaataagagtgtttcttctgatcctaatgatatgcccttgtcgacttttattgagaataataatgaatctatggatgtgaattttgttggtaggaacaattttggtaataacgcgtatagaggaaatttcaaccctaggccttatcctagtaacccctctaataattatggtaattcctacaacaattcttatggaaattataataagatgccctctgattttgaatctaatattaaaggatttattacttcgcaaaagaattttaatgctatgattgaagaaaaattgcttaagattgatgatttggctaggaacgttgatggaattgctcttgatgttgattctttgaaacttagatctactAGTAAAATGCCTGTGTGTTGCCACGGGCTCTTGAAATATTTTGTAAGAGTTATATAAAGATAATGGATGTTAAATTTTACACATACATACAATATAACACAGACACAATTAATTAATAATTGAAGTCCACTTCACTTGCAATGTCCACGAACTTGGTTTTCTTGGGGGCAGACATGATTATTTCGATGAGCGTAATATCTCTAGGGATACAAACATAGTCTGTCGACATGATACAAAAATGAGCCAAATTAGTAAACAAAATGAGCCAAATTAGTTGAATACAAAAGGAAATATGACAAAGGAAAGATCAATAATAATATTGAAAAATACCTTGTACGATAACATTGAAATTGGCATCCTTTTTTTGATTTGTTATGTGATATCACCGCTTTCACATCATTATGTTGTAAAAACTCGTGAATTTTTGGCCCTTTTCAACGGCGTCGCTTCGGAACCTTTATCGATGGATTCTTTTTGTGCATCTCCAAAATCCATATCTATGTCTCCTATattctgaaaaatataaaaaaatacaCCTTTTTGTATTATCATGTATCACTTTCTATCTCTGATGAAATATAAATGAAATTTTCTACTGCATCATATAAATAAAAATGTATAATGTATaataaaaataaaagtgaaaCTATCACAACTGTTTTATTTTGTAAAAAAgaaaacctttttcatattaTTAAAAAAAGATGTTGCATTTCTCTTGGGGAAAACAACCAACAATAATGTCCATATATAAATAAGTAGTCATCTAAACTTTcttaaatcattttaaattatttataTACGCTATGGAAAATTGTCCAACAAAAGATAAAAACATGCAAGCAAACCAACATAAACCAAGTATGTTCGGTTTCTTCTCTCAATATTTTTGTGATACTCTCAATATATCTAATAAGTATAAAAATATTTATTTGTATGAACCATGTTTAATATATAATTATATATATACTTTAAATTTTTTGTGAGGTATATATATACTTTAATTATCTATATTTTGTCGTAGAGCAAACCTTGCCGATCCAAGGCCCAAATTAGCTATCCAGCACGGCCCTACCAGCCCCCAATCTAACACCTAAAAAAGGAATTCTCAGAAAACAAAAGTTTGTTTCATTCGGCACCAAACGGAACGCTGCCTTATCCCCCAGTACTCTCTCGgtctctcctctcctctccactCACTCAACCTCTCTCGCTCCCGGTCTCCCCTCCCTCCCCCCGGCGCATCCGCCGCGCGCGTCGTTGAGCTCCTGCCGCAACCGCGCGACTCCGACCATCGACCACCGCATTTGTCGCATGCATCGGCAGTTGCCGCGCGATGAAGATCGCCGCTGGTCCCGCAGCAGCCTCGGCTGGAGGAGGACGATAGGTCCATGGCGACGGACGCTCAAGTAAGAGGAGCGGCCCCAATGGTGGCGGCCTCGAGCACCGGGATAAGTGCAGACTGGGGATGCAGGAGAGGTGCAGCGCGGGGCTCGGGGCTCCGACGAGCTGCGTGCGGCGTGACGGACGACGACGGACGCAGGGACGCGTCGATCCGGGCGCTGGTGCTCAATCCGGTCCCGTTCCAGCCGGATCCGCGGCGGTGCTCATCTCCGGCGAGGTGGCCGGTGACTCGCGGGCCGACGACGACGCAAGACCACGGGAGGAGCTCATCTCATGGGGCTGGGGCGCGAGGTCCTGTTGGCTTCGGTTGCCGGTGGCTTACGCAGGGGTGGCGGGGGTCCAGCATCATGGAGGCTCTTCGAGGGCGAGGAAGCATACGGCGACGACAACTTTGAGGCCGGCGGGGGCACCGTCTTCGCGTTCGATGGTCGTAGTGAACGTCGTGGGCTCCAACGCGGCCGCCGTTGGCTCTATCCCCTACAGGTAATTCCCCCTTAATTTTACCCCTTGAAATTGCCATGATTATCCTAGGGAGAGGCACAACCTTTTTCTTTTTGAGATTCAGAGTAGTAAAGCTACTCTGCTGAAACCACAAATAAAGAGATCATAAGCGGGCGGAGGCAGTCCGGTACGTCCGCAATCCTCTCCTGGTCTTCCGAATTCCTAGCCAACGCTGCAAGCCCATCAGTAAGGGCATTGCACAATCTCCCCACGCTACTGATACTATGATCCGAGAAGTTTGTTAGTGCTTGCTTGATGTCTCTTAGCAGTCCATAGCAGGGGGAGAGGGACTGCTTCCCTGTCATCAGTTCCTTAATCCGAATTTGGCAGTCAAGTTCCAAAATCGTGGGGCCCTGTAGATCCTTGAGAGCATGCAACCCAATGAGGGCTGCTTTTGCTTCGGCCTCCTCAACACCTGCGACAGCACCTGCAGAATATTCAGAATACCTCGCAAGAACTGCACAACATTCAGATAGAAATAACAACATGCCCTCTGCTGTCCCTTGCGACGGCACCGGCAGAATATTCACCCTTTTGCTCCAAGTACGAGGCTACAAAATTTAGTTTGATTGATCCCAAGGCCGGCCCTGTCCAATGCAAGTGCTGCGTGGTGGGGCAGCGGGGCTGCTGTACCACAATTGCACCCACACCTTTTCCCGCTTCATGATCGCCACTCATTGCCGCTGATTTAAATTCTTCAGAATACCTCGCAAGAACTGCACAGATTCCATAATCGATTCTTTGCCCACACTGTGAATGCAGTCCTCACGCAGGCACAACCTTTTTTGTGGTATTCATACAGATCAGTTTGTATATACTTTGCAGATTGCTTGGAAATTTTTGTATCTATTCATGTGACTGTCATAGTGGGTTAGTTCCGATGCTTGACAGATGAATTATCTATATATTGTTCAGTCCAACAATTCAGTGTGCTCTTAGCGCTTTGATGTCTTTGGTTTAATCGCAAAGTGTGTACACTTGGTATCGGTTCTGTCAAAATGAATACATCAATAACTTGGTTGGAAAAGGAACTACAACATAGCAGTGGGCACTCAGGGAATATCAATGCACAAAAGGACACCATTGTTAACACAAAACAAAGTTCTTCTAGTACCTCAACAAAAATGCAACCGATCCTCTAGATTTCAATAGAAGGACTCTGAATTTATGTCACTCTGAAAGTCACATCTCTCCATCTCCATAAACAAATCATATCACAGGAACATACATCTAGTATGAAACTTCAGACAGGGAAATAGATTGAATTAAATTCCAATCCGGGTGGCAGCCACCTCTGAGATATCCACCCTTACAAACGACCAATCCTCTGATTTTTGTTGTTGCAAACTGCACTAAAGAGCTTTTTGAATCGCATGGTCGATCAAATGGACCTGGAAAAATATCCCAAACAATATCGATAGATTGATGTGCAGACATGAACATATTTAAAGGGCGGGGAAGATGAACCAGCAGTAGTCTTCTCTGTGATCATTTGCGTAGCCACCTTCTTGACCTCATCTTCTATGAGCATCCCATCAATGTTCATGTTCCACCTGTTAATGTGAGACACCCAAAGGAAATTTTTTATCAGTATGTTAGATTGACTTAAACTGAACATAGCTTAGTCCAAGATGTGGTCAGTAATCTCCGTCTAGACCTCTCTGAGCCGATCCTTGTTAATGCCTTCATCCGGCTCAATGTTCCTCTGCCTCGACATGTCCCGAACAGCTTGTCAGCAAACACCTTGGAGTTCTCCATGCCTTGGATCTGAGAAGCATGCCCAATAGAAAATTTAACAATTAAATGGCACTGCAAAAGTAATTAGAAAGTATAACACATTTGCACAATTACTGTATCATGAAACCTATAAAAACTCAGTTACTGGACGGGCATACAAACTGAAAATCCTACTGTTTTATATAATCTTCACATTCCATTCATCAAGCAGATAGTAGCAATCATTCTAATAAATTGAATCAAAACTTGGAGACCCCCAATTACGAAAAGCACAAgcgttgaacaaattgaaagttAAGTTGGCTGAGATGGTTGTGCCCTCCAATTGCAGTCTGATGGATCGTGGGTTCTATTACCCTTGTTCGCGACATATTTTTCTCAATCCCCACCTTTATTTTCGGCCATCAATCATTAAAAAAATCAGGAGTGCGGGCAATCAAGGGATTTGGCGGGAGTGTGGGCGATCACTGGATTAGTGGGGACATAAGCAAACAAGGAATAAAAAGGCAGTTCGAGCGGACGTACAACCAACATAGGATTCAGATTCGATGGCAAAGGATCCGTTCGGATCTATTGCAAAATTCCTGTGTTTAAATTTTTTGTGTTTTTGTATAAAAATATTTTATATATTAATATTAAACATATATAAACAAGAGTGGAACAACGAACTGTTTTTTCCACCCACACAGCCTTGCCCCCTCCTAAAAAAAGTCTTATCCCCTAAAAAGGCATGCTTATCCTCGATGCACATGACATCGGCTAGTTCCTCTCACTCTCTCCCCCTCACAGCCACTCCAGTCGATGGCGCCCCTCCCATCGACGGCGTCGCCCGACCCTTCCTCTCCCCGCCAGGGCGTTGCCCCGCCATCTCTCCTCCACGCCACAGCTCCGCCCGCACGATCCTCTCCCCGCGACGGCGTCGCCGGCCTCCTTCTCTCCCCGTCAACATCTCGCGCCGCCGTGTCGACGCCAATCCCGCGCGCCTACCGGTCTG
Protein-coding sequences here:
- the LOC125506952 gene encoding uncharacterized protein LOC125506952 isoform X1 — encoded protein: MQERCSAGLGAPTSCVRRDGRRRTQGRVDPGAGAQSGPVPAGSAAVLISGEVAGDSRADDDARPREELISWGWGARSCWLRLPVAYAGVAGVQHHGGSSRARKHTATTTLRPAGAPSSRSMVVVNVVGSNAAAVGSIPYRSTSTANDSAACLGASVTAGGGAAAAASGVGSPESVVRPFSPDTRRSDEGGAQPAAEKALSDVEFSGGVLHHVQLGRWRCGCRTRPWRGAARRLADKRAASIRRAGGSG
- the LOC125506952 gene encoding uncharacterized protein LOC125506952 isoform X2 produces the protein MQERCSAGLGAPTSCVRRDGRRRTQGRVDPGAGAQSGPVPAGSAAVLISGEVAGDSRADDDARPREELISWGWGARSCWLRLPVAYAGVAGVQHHGGSSRARKHTATTTLRPAGAPSSRSMVVVNVVGSNAAAVGSIPYRTRGPQASDERAAVVDRVPALEAAIRGFADRGTDVVVNPVLGTIFDSMPEAYEFYNLILVAG